The following proteins come from a genomic window of Streptococcus oralis:
- a CDS encoding metal ABC transporter ATP-binding protein produces MIRIEHLSVSYKETLALKDISLVLHGPTITGIIGPNGAGKSTLLKGMLGIIPHEGQAFLDDKEVKKSLNRVAYVEQKIHIDYNFPIKVKECVSLGLYPSIPLFHTLKASHWKKVADALEIVGLSDYADRQISQLSGGQFQRVLIARCLVQEADYIFLDEPFAGIDSISEEIIMNTLRDLKKAGKTVLIVHHDLSKVPHYFDQVLLLNRELIDLGPTEETFTEANLKKAYGSKLFFNGGDL; encoded by the coding sequence ATGATACGTATTGAACACCTCAGCGTCTCCTACAAAGAAACGCTGGCACTAAAGGATATTTCACTAGTGCTCCACGGACCAACTATTACCGGAATTATTGGTCCAAATGGTGCTGGAAAATCAACTTTATTAAAAGGTATGTTGGGAATTATCCCACATGAAGGTCAGGCCTTTCTCGACGACAAAGAAGTCAAGAAATCTTTAAATCGAGTTGCCTATGTCGAGCAAAAAATCCATATCGACTACAATTTCCCTATCAAGGTCAAGGAATGTGTCTCTCTAGGACTCTATCCATCCATACCGCTCTTTCACACCTTAAAAGCTAGCCACTGGAAAAAAGTGGCAGATGCACTTGAAATCGTTGGACTCTCAGACTATGCTGATCGCCAAATCAGCCAGCTCTCAGGAGGACAATTCCAACGTGTTTTGATTGCCCGTTGCTTAGTGCAGGAAGCTGACTACATCTTTTTAGATGAGCCTTTTGCCGGGATTGACTCGATCAGTGAAGAGATTATCATGAATACGCTGAGAGACCTTAAAAAAGCTGGTAAAACAGTTCTCATCGTCCATCATGACCTCAGTAAAGTCCCCCATTATTTCGACCAAGTTTTGCTTCTCAATCGAGAATTAATAGACCTTGGTCCGACCGAAGAAACCTTTACCGAGGCCAATCTCAAAAAGGCCTACGGTAGCAAACTCTTTTTCAATGGAGGTGACCTATGA
- a CDS encoding metal ABC transporter permease, whose translation MIAEFIDGLQNFHFLQNALITAIVIGVVAGAVGCFIILRGMSLMGDAISHAVLPGVALSFILGIDFFIGAIIFGLMASIIITYIKGNSIIKSDTAIGITFSSFLALGVILISVAKSSTDLFHILFGNILAVQDTDMWITIGMGALILLIIGIFFKQLLITSFDELLAKAMGMPVNFYHYLLMVLLTLVSVTAMQSVGTILIVAMLITPAATAYLYANSLKSMIFLSSGLGALASVVGLFIGYSFNLAAGSSIVLTSASFFLISFFISPKQRYLKLKNKKIIK comes from the coding sequence ATGATAGCAGAATTTATCGATGGATTGCAAAATTTCCATTTCCTACAAAACGCCTTGATCACAGCTATTGTCATCGGAGTCGTTGCTGGAGCCGTGGGATGTTTTATCATCCTACGCGGAATGTCTCTCATGGGGGATGCCATCTCTCACGCAGTTTTGCCTGGCGTAGCCCTTTCCTTTATCCTGGGAATTGATTTCTTTATTGGAGCGATCATCTTTGGTTTGATGGCTTCCATCATCATTACCTACATCAAGGGAAACTCTATCATCAAGAGTGACACTGCCATTGGTATTACCTTTTCATCTTTCTTAGCCTTAGGTGTCATCTTGATTAGTGTTGCCAAGAGTTCGACAGACCTCTTCCATATCCTTTTTGGGAATATCCTCGCTGTCCAAGATACAGACATGTGGATTACCATTGGTATGGGGGCATTGATTCTCTTGATTATCGGGATTTTCTTTAAACAACTATTGATTACATCCTTTGACGAGCTTCTGGCTAAAGCCATGGGAATGCCCGTTAATTTCTACCACTATCTGCTCATGGTGCTCTTGACCCTTGTGTCAGTCACTGCCATGCAAAGTGTTGGAACCATTCTTATCGTGGCCATGTTGATCACCCCAGCTGCGACGGCTTACCTTTATGCTAATAGCCTAAAGAGCATGATTTTTCTTTCATCAGGCCTAGGAGCTCTGGCTTCTGTTGTAGGGCTCTTTATCGGCTATAGTTTCAATCTCGCAGCAGGATCCAGCATCGTGCTCACATCCGCCAGCTTCTTTCTAATCAGTTTCTTTATCTCTCCTAAGCAACGATACTTGAAACTGAAAAACAAAAAAATCATTAAATAA
- the dtd gene encoding D-aminoacyl-tRNA deacylase: MKIIIQRVKKAQVSIEGQVQGKINQGLLLLVGVGPEDQEEDLDYAVRKLVNMRIFSDAEGKMNLSVKDIEGAILSISQFTLFADTKKGNRPAFTGAAKPDMAVAFYEHFNQKLAQEVPVQTGIFGADMQVELVNDGPVTIILDTKNR, from the coding sequence ATGAAAATCATCATTCAACGAGTTAAGAAAGCTCAAGTGAGTATTGAAGGTCAGGTTCAGGGAAAAATCAATCAGGGACTCTTATTACTGGTTGGTGTTGGCCCAGAGGACCAAGAGGAAGATTTGGACTATGCTGTGAGAAAGCTCGTCAACATGCGGATTTTTTCAGACGCGGAAGGCAAGATGAACCTGTCTGTTAAGGATATTGAGGGCGCAATTCTTTCTATTTCTCAGTTTACCCTCTTTGCGGACACTAAGAAGGGCAATCGTCCCGCCTTTACAGGTGCAGCCAAGCCAGATATGGCAGTCGCCTTTTATGAGCATTTCAATCAAAAGCTAGCACAAGAAGTGCCCGTTCAGACAGGCATCTTTGGAGCGGATATGCAGGTTGAGCTGGTCAATGACGGACCAGTCACCATTATCCTTGATACAAAAAATAGATAA
- the tpx gene encoding thiol peroxidase, which produces MTTFLGNPVTFTGKQLQVGDKALDFSLTTTDLSKKTLADFDGKKKVLSVVPSIDTGICSTQTRRFNQELANLDNTVVLTVSMDLPFAQGRWCGAEGLDNAIMLSDYFDHSFGRDYALLINEWHLLARAVFVLDANNVIRYVEYVDNINTEPDFEAAIAAVKELD; this is translated from the coding sequence ATGACCACTTTTCTCGGAAATCCTGTAACTTTTACAGGTAAACAACTGCAAGTCGGAGACAAGGCACTTGACTTTTCTCTTACGACAACCGATCTCTCTAAAAAAACGCTAGCTGACTTTGATGGAAAGAAAAAAGTCTTGAGTGTTGTCCCTTCTATCGATACTGGTATCTGCTCAACGCAAACACGTCGATTCAACCAAGAACTAGCTAACCTCGACAATACCGTCGTTCTTACTGTTTCTATGGACCTACCATTTGCCCAAGGACGCTGGTGCGGGGCTGAAGGCCTTGACAATGCCATCATGCTTTCAGACTACTTTGACCATTCTTTCGGGCGCGATTATGCCCTCTTGATCAACGAATGGCATCTCCTTGCACGCGCCGTCTTTGTTCTCGATGCTAACAATGTCATCCGTTATGTAGAATACGTTGACAACATCAACACGGAACCAGACTTTGAAGCTGCCATTGCTGCAGTTAAAGAACTGGACTAA
- a CDS encoding metal ABC transporter substrate-binding protein codes for MKKLGTLLVLFLSIIGLAACASGKKDTASTNQKLKVVATNSIIADITKNIAGDKIDLHSIVPVGQDPHEYEPLPEDVKKTSQADLIFYNGINLETGGNAWFTKLVENAKKTENKDYFAVSDGVDIIYLEGQNEKGKEDPHAWLNLENGMIYAKNIAKQLIAKDPSNKEFYEKNLKDYTEKLDKLDKEAKEKFNNIPAEKKLIVTSEGCFKYFSKAYGVPSAYIWEINTEEEGTPEQIKTLVEKLRQTKVPSLFVESSVDDRPMKTVSQDTNIPIYAQIFTDSIAEEGKEGDSYYNMMKYNLDKIAEGLSK; via the coding sequence ATGAAAAAATTAGGTACTTTGCTTGTTCTTTTTCTTTCTATCATTGGATTAGCTGCCTGTGCTAGCGGGAAAAAAGATACAGCATCTACAAACCAAAAACTAAAGGTTGTAGCGACTAACTCAATCATCGCTGATATTACCAAAAATATCGCTGGTGACAAGATTGATCTTCACAGTATCGTTCCTGTTGGTCAAGACCCACACGAATACGAACCACTTCCTGAAGACGTTAAGAAAACTTCTCAAGCTGATTTGATTTTCTATAACGGAATCAATCTTGAAACTGGTGGCAATGCTTGGTTTACCAAATTGGTCGAAAATGCCAAGAAAACTGAAAACAAAGACTACTTTGCAGTTAGCGACGGTGTAGACATCATCTACCTTGAAGGCCAAAACGAGAAAGGCAAAGAAGACCCACACGCTTGGCTCAACCTTGAAAATGGGATGATTTATGCTAAAAATATCGCTAAACAGCTAATCGCTAAGGATCCTAGCAACAAGGAATTCTACGAAAAAAATCTCAAAGACTATACTGAAAAACTAGACAAACTGGACAAGGAAGCCAAAGAGAAATTTAACAATATCCCTGCTGAGAAGAAACTTATCGTAACCAGCGAAGGATGCTTCAAATACTTCTCTAAAGCCTACGGTGTCCCAAGTGCCTACATCTGGGAAATCAACACGGAAGAAGAAGGTACGCCTGAACAAATCAAGACCTTGGTTGAAAAACTTCGCCAAACAAAAGTTCCATCTCTCTTTGTTGAGTCAAGTGTCGATGACCGTCCAATGAAGACTGTTTCACAAGACACAAATATCCCAATCTACGCACAAATCTTTACTGACTCAATCGCTGAAGAAGGTAAAGAAGGCGACAGCTACTACAACATGATGAAATACAACCTTGACAAGATTGCTGAAGGTTTGTCAAAATAA
- a CDS encoding metal-dependent transcriptional regulator has translation MTPNKEDYLKCIYEIGTEMQKITNKEIAARMQVSPPAVTEMIKRMKSENLILKDKENGYLLTDIGLKLVSELYRKHRLIEVFLVHHLDYTSDQIHEEAEVLEHTVSDLFVERLDKLLGFPQTCPHGGTIPAKGELLVEINNLPLADTKEAGTYLLTRVHDSFDLLKYLEKHDIHIGDQLQVKQFDNFSNTFTLVNKGEDLQVSIDIAKQLYVEKIN, from the coding sequence ATGACGCCAAATAAAGAAGACTACCTAAAATGTATTTATGAAATCGGTACGGAAATGCAAAAAATCACCAATAAAGAAATTGCTGCCCGTATGCAGGTCTCTCCACCTGCCGTAACAGAGATGATCAAACGCATGAAAAGTGAAAATCTCATCCTCAAGGATAAGGAGAACGGCTATCTATTGACAGATATTGGCCTCAAACTGGTCTCTGAGCTCTATCGTAAACACCGTTTGATTGAAGTCTTTCTAGTTCACCATCTAGACTATACCAGCGATCAAATCCACGAAGAAGCTGAGGTCCTAGAGCACACTGTCTCTGACCTCTTTGTGGAGAGATTGGATAAACTGCTTGGCTTCCCTCAAACCTGTCCCCACGGTGGAACTATTCCTGCTAAAGGAGAACTCTTGGTTGAGATCAACAACCTACCTCTAGCAGATACTAAAGAGGCTGGAACCTATCTCCTGACTCGGGTTCATGATAGCTTTGATCTACTCAAATACTTAGAAAAGCATGACATTCATATCGGTGACCAACTCCAAGTCAAACAGTTTGATAATTTTTCCAATACTTTTACACTGGTCAACAAAGGTGAAGACCTCCAAGTTAGCATCGATATCGCCAAACAACTCTATGTCGAAAAAATCAACTAA